In Chitinophaga nivalis, a single genomic region encodes these proteins:
- a CDS encoding COX15/CtaA family protein, whose translation MEAVTFKDNRPVAIWLYIGVGMLIVQVLLGGITRLTGSGLSITEWQPLLGAFPPMNEQAWEKAFEGYKQIAQYKYVNSHFTLSDFKFIFFWEWLHRDWARLMGLVFIIPFIFFVATKRLNKSMVNPMIILFLLGGLQGAIGWIMVKSGLNEENLYVSHIRLAVHFISALVLLCYVLWFAFKLSVRPVEILSVPVLRRLNIWLLVLVTVQLVYGAFMAGLHAALIANTWPDINGAWVPGGMFAQGGFAADIVHNPITIQFIHRGLAYLITVLVAVWWWKSAKTPANSQLHSIRYLPLLLVLLQVLLGVLTLLNSQTKIPLIYGILHQCVGMLLLLSLVWTLYLSRGDVAAVQNRPTDY comes from the coding sequence ATGGAAGCAGTTACATTTAAAGATAACCGCCCCGTAGCCATCTGGTTATACATTGGCGTGGGCATGTTGATCGTACAGGTATTATTGGGAGGAATTACCCGGTTAACCGGGTCTGGCTTATCCATTACAGAATGGCAACCGCTATTGGGGGCCTTCCCGCCTATGAATGAGCAGGCGTGGGAAAAAGCATTTGAAGGCTATAAGCAGATAGCACAGTATAAATATGTAAATAGCCACTTTACCTTATCGGATTTTAAATTCATTTTTTTCTGGGAATGGCTGCACCGCGACTGGGCCCGTTTAATGGGATTGGTATTTATTATACCATTTATCTTTTTCGTGGCCACGAAAAGGCTCAATAAGAGCATGGTTAATCCTATGATTATCCTGTTTTTGCTGGGTGGTTTGCAGGGAGCTATTGGTTGGATTATGGTGAAGAGCGGCCTGAATGAGGAAAATCTGTATGTAAGCCATATCCGCCTGGCGGTGCATTTTATTTCAGCCCTGGTGCTGTTATGTTATGTGCTTTGGTTTGCTTTCAAGCTGAGTGTGCGCCCCGTAGAAATATTGTCCGTACCGGTTTTACGCCGGCTCAATATCTGGTTGCTGGTACTGGTGACCGTACAGTTGGTATATGGTGCGTTCATGGCTGGTTTACATGCCGCCCTGATAGCCAATACCTGGCCTGATATCAATGGAGCCTGGGTACCTGGAGGGATGTTCGCTCAGGGTGGTTTTGCGGCAGATATTGTACATAATCCGATTACGATCCAGTTTATACATCGCGGGCTGGCCTACCTGATTACCGTATTGGTAGCCGTTTGGTGGTGGAAATCTGCCAAAACTCCGGCCAACAGCCAATTACATAGTATCCGTTATTTACCGTTGCTGCTGGTATTATTGCAGGTATTGCTGGGTGTATTGACGTTATTGAACAGCCAGACAAAAATTCCGCTTATTTATGGCATCCTGCATCAGTGTGTAGGCATGTTGCTTCTGTTGTCACTTGTGTGGACTTTGTACCTGAGCAGGGGAGATGTGGCTGCTGTGCAAAACAGGCCGACAGATTATTAG
- a CDS encoding ribonuclease HII, protein MLLSHYQELLTEAGCDEAGRGCLAGPVFAAAVILPAGFRHPMLNDSKQMKAADRDKLRGIIETEAVCYAVASVDNVEIDKINILKASFKAMHLALEKLQQQPGFILVDGNRFYAYGSTPHACIVQGDGKYASIAAASVLAKTYRDEYMQQLHATYPHFGWDVNKGYPTKLHREAIRAFGDTPYHRKSFRLLPEQLELDL, encoded by the coding sequence TTGCTACTTTCTCATTATCAGGAATTATTAACAGAAGCCGGCTGCGATGAAGCTGGCCGGGGGTGCCTCGCAGGCCCTGTCTTTGCAGCAGCAGTTATATTGCCGGCCGGCTTTCGCCACCCTATGCTGAATGATTCCAAACAAATGAAGGCCGCCGACCGGGATAAATTACGGGGAATTATTGAAACAGAAGCTGTGTGTTATGCCGTGGCCAGTGTGGATAACGTGGAAATAGACAAGATAAATATATTGAAAGCCTCTTTCAAGGCCATGCATCTGGCTTTGGAAAAACTACAGCAGCAACCGGGTTTTATACTGGTAGACGGCAATCGCTTCTATGCCTATGGCAGCACACCACATGCCTGTATTGTACAGGGAGATGGCAAATATGCTTCCATTGCAGCGGCTTCCGTACTGGCTAAAACTTACCGGGATGAATATATGCAGCAATTACACGCCACATATCCTCATTTCGGCTGGGATGTTAATAAAGGCTATCCCACCAAGCTGCACAGAGAGGCGATACGGGCATTCGGTGATACACCCTATCACCGGAAATCATTCCGATTGTTGCCGGAACAATTGGAACTAGACCTGTAA
- the rpoN gene encoding RNA polymerase factor sigma-54 gives MLKQTQQQKLLQKLSPQQIQLMKLLQVPTVNLEERIKEELEENPALEYGEESNDDEFKEQEEYEVPSDDEEFEPDGSENEYDNIDISEYVSEGDDDVADYKLRDDNYPDPDESNKTIPIRVETSFHEHLLSQLGMLELNNHQNAIAEHIIGSIDDDGYLRREISSMVDDLSFSQNIDTTEEEIRELIKKIQDFDPAGVCCTDLKECLLLQLKRKSQDDFGVHTAYLILENYFDEFTKKHYEKIQKALSLSDEGLKEAITQIIRLNPKPGGNYATLNKAESYVLPDFFILNNAGKLELTLNSRNAPDLRISGGYREMLKEYDRGDKKDKRQKEAVLFIKQKIDAAKWFIDAIKQRQHTLLSTMESIMDYQREFFLTGDETTMKPMILKDIADRTQLDISTVSRVANSKYVQTEFGTFKLKFFFSESLSTDSGEEVSTREVKKILSDLIEAENKRKPLSDENLTKMLQDKGYNIARRTVAKYREQLNIPVARLRKEL, from the coding sequence ATGTTAAAGCAGACACAACAGCAAAAATTATTACAGAAACTTTCTCCCCAGCAGATTCAGCTCATGAAACTGCTGCAGGTACCTACTGTGAACCTGGAAGAAAGGATTAAAGAAGAGCTGGAAGAGAATCCTGCACTGGAATATGGTGAAGAATCCAATGATGACGAGTTTAAAGAGCAGGAAGAGTATGAAGTCCCCTCAGATGACGAAGAATTTGAACCGGATGGCAGTGAAAATGAATATGATAATATAGATATTTCTGAATATGTGAGTGAGGGTGATGATGATGTGGCAGATTATAAACTGCGGGACGACAATTACCCTGATCCGGATGAGAGCAATAAAACCATTCCGATCCGGGTGGAAACCTCTTTCCACGAGCACCTGCTCAGCCAGTTGGGTATGCTGGAACTGAATAATCACCAGAATGCCATTGCCGAACATATTATCGGCAGTATTGACGATGACGGCTACCTGAGAAGAGAAATCAGCTCTATGGTAGACGACTTGTCTTTCTCTCAAAACATAGATACTACGGAAGAAGAAATCAGGGAACTGATTAAAAAAATACAGGACTTCGACCCGGCCGGGGTATGCTGTACTGATCTGAAAGAGTGTTTGTTGTTGCAGCTGAAACGCAAATCGCAGGATGATTTTGGCGTACACACCGCCTATCTGATTCTCGAGAACTACTTCGATGAATTTACAAAGAAGCACTACGAAAAAATACAGAAAGCCCTGAGTCTCAGCGATGAAGGCCTGAAAGAGGCTATCACTCAGATTATCCGGCTGAATCCCAAACCAGGTGGCAACTATGCTACGCTGAATAAGGCGGAAAGCTATGTATTGCCGGATTTCTTCATTCTGAACAATGCCGGTAAACTGGAGCTGACCCTCAATTCCCGGAATGCTCCGGACCTGCGTATTTCCGGTGGTTACCGCGAAATGCTGAAAGAATACGACCGGGGTGATAAAAAAGATAAACGTCAGAAAGAGGCGGTCTTGTTTATCAAACAAAAAATTGACGCAGCGAAATGGTTTATAGATGCCATTAAGCAACGTCAGCACACCTTACTATCCACCATGGAATCTATCATGGATTATCAGCGGGAGTTCTTCCTCACCGGGGACGAAACGACTATGAAACCCATGATCCTGAAAGATATTGCAGACCGCACACAGCTGGATATATCCACGGTGAGCCGGGTGGCCAACAGTAAATATGTACAAACGGAATTCGGTACATTCAAGCTCAAATTTTTCTTCTCGGAATCTTTATCTACCGATAGCGGAGAAGAAGTATCTACCAGAGAAGTAAAGAAGATTCTGTCTGACCTGATAGAAGCAGAAAATAAAAGGAAACCGCTGAGTGATGAAAACCTCACCAAAATGCTGCAGGACAAAGGTTATAATATAGCCCGCCGTACTGTAGCCAAATACAGGGAGCAGCTGAATATTCCGGTAGCCCGTTTACGTAAAGAATTATAA
- the typA gene encoding translational GTPase TypA: MNIRNIAIIAHVDHGKTTLVDKILHQTNVFRANQESGELIMDSNDLERERGITIFSKNASVEYKGTKINVIDTPGHADFGGEVERVLKMADGVILLVDAFEGPMPQTRFVLQKALQLNLKPIVVINKVDKANCRPDEVHDAVFELFFNLDATEEQLNFPTFYGSGKNGWFNNSLTQCEDITPLMDGILEFVPEPKTPEGNLQMQITSLDYSSFLGRIAVGKVARASIEEGQWITLMQADGTNKKQKVRELYIFEALGKRKVTQVFAGDICAVVGIEDFNIGDTIADAEEPEALPVISVDEPTMNMLFGINNSPFFGKDGKFVTSRHLRDRLVKETEKNLALRVLDSENADSFMVYGRGILHLGVLIETMRREGYELTVGQPQVIVKQIDGKKCEPYETLVVDVPQEFASKVIDLVTRRKGEMLIMETKGEMQHLEFEIPSRGLIGLRTQMLTATAGEAVMAHRFNDYKPWKGPIPGRNNGVLIAKEAGSTTAYSLDKLQDRGFFFVDPGEEVYKGMIIGENNKPGDLVVNANEGKKLTNMRASGTDGATNIAPKTLMTLEECMEYIQHDECIEVTPNYIRMRKTILDEEERKKQAKSMKAEA, encoded by the coding sequence ATGAACATTCGTAATATCGCAATTATTGCACACGTAGACCATGGTAAAACTACCCTGGTGGACAAAATCCTTCATCAGACTAATGTGTTCCGGGCTAACCAGGAATCAGGAGAACTGATCATGGATAGTAACGACCTTGAAAGAGAGCGTGGTATCACCATTTTCAGTAAGAACGCCTCTGTTGAGTACAAGGGAACCAAAATCAACGTTATTGATACTCCAGGCCACGCCGACTTTGGTGGTGAGGTTGAGAGGGTGTTGAAAATGGCGGATGGGGTAATTCTGTTGGTGGATGCTTTTGAAGGGCCAATGCCGCAGACCCGTTTTGTGTTGCAGAAAGCATTACAGCTGAACCTGAAACCAATTGTTGTTATCAATAAGGTAGACAAGGCGAACTGCCGTCCTGATGAAGTGCATGACGCGGTTTTTGAATTGTTCTTTAACCTGGATGCTACAGAAGAGCAGCTGAACTTCCCGACCTTCTACGGTTCCGGTAAAAACGGCTGGTTCAACAATTCATTAACACAATGTGAAGATATTACTCCGCTGATGGATGGTATCCTGGAATTCGTACCAGAACCTAAAACTCCGGAAGGTAATTTACAGATGCAGATCACTTCCCTGGATTATTCTTCTTTCCTGGGTCGTATCGCAGTAGGTAAAGTAGCCCGCGCTTCTATCGAAGAAGGTCAGTGGATTACCCTGATGCAGGCAGATGGTACCAACAAAAAGCAGAAAGTGCGCGAGTTGTACATCTTCGAAGCTTTAGGTAAAAGAAAAGTAACCCAGGTATTTGCCGGCGACATCTGTGCGGTGGTAGGTATTGAAGACTTTAATATTGGTGATACTATTGCTGATGCAGAAGAGCCTGAGGCACTGCCTGTAATCAGTGTGGATGAACCAACCATGAACATGCTGTTTGGTATCAACAACTCTCCGTTCTTTGGTAAGGATGGTAAGTTTGTTACTTCCCGCCACCTGCGTGATCGTCTGGTAAAAGAAACAGAAAAGAACCTGGCTTTACGTGTACTGGACTCTGAGAACGCAGATAGCTTTATGGTGTATGGCCGTGGTATCCTGCACTTAGGTGTATTGATTGAAACCATGCGTCGTGAAGGTTACGAATTAACCGTGGGTCAGCCACAGGTAATCGTTAAACAAATTGATGGTAAAAAATGCGAGCCGTACGAAACCCTGGTGGTAGACGTTCCGCAGGAATTTGCCAGCAAGGTGATTGACCTGGTTACCCGTCGTAAAGGTGAAATGCTGATCATGGAAACCAAAGGAGAGATGCAGCATCTTGAATTTGAAATTCCTTCCCGTGGTCTGATCGGTCTGCGTACACAAATGCTGACTGCTACTGCCGGTGAAGCTGTAATGGCGCACCGCTTTAATGACTACAAACCATGGAAAGGACCAATTCCTGGCCGTAACAATGGTGTGTTGATTGCAAAAGAAGCTGGTTCTACTACTGCTTACTCTTTGGATAAACTGCAGGATAGAGGATTCTTCTTCGTTGATCCGGGAGAAGAAGTGTACAAGGGTATGATCATCGGTGAAAACAACAAACCTGGTGACCTGGTAGTAAACGCGAATGAAGGTAAGAAACTGACCAACATGCGTGCGAGTGGTACAGATGGTGCTACCAACATTGCGCCTAAAACCCTGATGACACTGGAAGAATGTATGGAGTATATCCAGCATGATGAGTGTATTGAAGTTACCCCTAACTACATCCGTATGCGTAAAACCATCCTGGATGAAGAAGAGCGTAAGAAACAAGCAAAAAGCATGAAAGCGGAAGCTTAA
- the recA gene encoding recombinase RecA, producing the protein MSTANAEKLKALRLTMDKIEKDYGKGSVMMMGEKAEAPMEVISTGSLGLDIALGVGGLPKGRIIEIYGPESSGKTTIAIHTIAEAQKKGGICAIIDAEHAFDSSYAKRLGVDVDSLLISQPDHGEQALEIADRLILSGAVDVVVIDSVAALVPKSELEGEMGESKMGLQARLMSQALRKLTATIAKTNCCCIFINQLREKIGVMFGNPETTTGGNALKFYASVRLDIRRMSQIKDGDEAIGNRVKVKVVKNKVAPPFRQAEFDIVYGYGVSKTGEIIDMGVEYGIIQKSGSWFSYDTNKLGQGRDAVKQLLNDNPELSAEIEAKIKVKIAEKQEAE; encoded by the coding sequence ATGTCTACAGCCAATGCAGAAAAACTGAAGGCCCTGCGCCTCACGATGGACAAGATTGAGAAAGATTACGGTAAGGGATCTGTGATGATGATGGGCGAGAAAGCTGAAGCACCGATGGAAGTAATTTCTACTGGTTCTTTGGGTCTTGACATTGCACTTGGAGTGGGAGGTTTACCTAAAGGCAGGATTATAGAAATATATGGTCCGGAATCCTCTGGTAAAACAACCATAGCTATACATACAATTGCAGAAGCACAGAAAAAAGGTGGCATTTGCGCTATTATAGATGCGGAGCATGCTTTCGACAGCAGCTATGCTAAAAGACTGGGAGTAGACGTAGATTCCCTGTTAATATCTCAGCCCGATCATGGTGAGCAGGCACTGGAAATTGCCGACCGCCTGATTCTCTCCGGCGCAGTAGACGTAGTAGTGATTGACTCCGTTGCAGCCCTGGTACCGAAAAGTGAGCTGGAAGGTGAAATGGGAGAAAGCAAAATGGGTTTACAAGCCCGGTTGATGTCCCAGGCACTGCGTAAATTAACCGCCACCATCGCCAAAACAAATTGCTGCTGCATATTCATCAACCAGTTACGTGAAAAAATAGGCGTGATGTTCGGTAACCCCGAAACCACTACCGGTGGTAACGCCCTGAAATTCTACGCATCTGTAAGGTTGGATATCCGCCGTATGAGCCAGATCAAAGATGGCGATGAAGCAATTGGTAACCGGGTAAAAGTGAAAGTGGTAAAAAATAAAGTAGCACCACCATTCCGCCAGGCAGAATTCGATATCGTTTACGGTTATGGTGTCTCCAAAACGGGTGAAATCATTGACATGGGCGTGGAATACGGTATTATCCAAAAAAGCGGTAGCTGGTTCAGCTATGATACCAACAAACTGGGTCAGGGCCGCGATGCAGTAAAACAACTCCTGAATGATAATCCGGAATTGTCTGCAGAAATAGAAGCAAAGATTAAAGTAAAGATTGCTGAAAAACAAGAAGCAGAATAA
- a CDS encoding patatin-like phospholipase family protein: protein MKVKLLLVKIYYSFPIQLLLLHFRKYQVLLIFWVILFSTINGGFAKVFGGDALYLAPEYLGKVNFYSTTILGLATGMFIMSWQITTFILHTGRFKFLATTSQPFFKYCLNNSIIPLLFAISILYHGWEYQRYQQLNSIPEIMLLGEGYICGLLFIIFFCFFYFFNADKNIGRRLEKRFGNPRNFLRMIMKPTQEPDENALPVHNYLSTPWRIRRARNVDHYNKHYLDSILKQHHFAAMITVGCALIFLVILAYMMDYDVFRIPAGASVLIFFAFLIGVAGAYSYMLQTWSIPVLLVLLFGLNWMVEHNWVDNRNKAYGLNYRQKKERREYSVGALQQFFTKEKYEEDVQHTLQILDTWRAKFPAGKKPPLVVMNFSGGGSRSATWTVNVLQRLDRLLKGSLMQHTVLMTGASGGMMGASYFRELYYRQQIGKSIFLGDSIYAERISRDLLNSVFSAMAVNDFITPWRSFSMGKNRYAKDRGYAFEMQLNEHTDSVLNKPIKDYREPEQQAIIPMLIWNATINADGRRLMISPQPISYLCSPQYLYPTRQIRDIDGVDFGSYFARQDAMDLRVTSAIRMCATFPYVLPNTFLPSNPIVDVMDAGIRDNFGQQTTLRYLYTFRQWINENTSGVIYIQIRDTRKNDISPIKKTKDLSDLLFEPLFTMQQHWSAMQDFDQDDLLNYMEGYFPDKFHRIIFQYVPQQENKAAALSWHLTSREKLDIAHALDNPANQSALDYVVKLLSEQ from the coding sequence ATGAAGGTGAAATTATTGCTTGTAAAAATTTACTATTCTTTCCCTATACAGCTGCTGCTGTTGCACTTCCGGAAATATCAGGTCCTGCTTATTTTCTGGGTGATTCTTTTTAGCACCATCAATGGCGGTTTTGCTAAAGTATTCGGAGGAGACGCCTTATATCTGGCGCCTGAATACCTGGGCAAAGTAAACTTTTACAGTACCACGATCCTGGGACTGGCGACAGGGATGTTTATTATGAGCTGGCAAATCACAACGTTTATTCTGCACACCGGCCGGTTTAAGTTTCTGGCTACCACTTCCCAGCCTTTTTTCAAGTATTGCCTGAATAACTCTATCATTCCGCTGTTATTTGCCATCAGTATACTTTATCATGGGTGGGAGTATCAGCGTTACCAACAGCTGAACTCCATTCCTGAGATTATGTTGCTGGGAGAAGGGTATATATGTGGGTTATTGTTTATCATCTTTTTTTGTTTTTTCTATTTCTTCAATGCAGATAAAAATATCGGCAGGCGATTGGAAAAACGTTTCGGTAATCCGCGCAATTTCCTGCGGATGATCATGAAACCTACCCAGGAGCCGGATGAAAATGCATTGCCGGTACATAATTATCTGTCTACCCCATGGCGTATCAGAAGGGCCCGTAATGTAGACCATTACAATAAACATTACCTGGACAGCATTCTGAAACAACACCACTTTGCCGCCATGATTACGGTAGGCTGTGCGCTGATTTTTCTGGTCATCCTGGCCTATATGATGGATTATGACGTGTTCCGGATACCTGCCGGCGCCAGTGTGTTGATTTTCTTCGCTTTTCTGATAGGGGTGGCGGGTGCTTATTCCTATATGTTGCAAACCTGGTCTATACCGGTATTGCTGGTCCTTTTATTCGGTTTAAACTGGATGGTGGAGCACAACTGGGTGGATAACCGGAATAAGGCATACGGGCTTAATTACCGGCAAAAAAAGGAAAGAAGGGAATATAGTGTGGGAGCCTTGCAGCAATTCTTCACCAAAGAAAAATATGAGGAAGATGTACAGCATACCCTGCAAATACTGGATACCTGGCGGGCTAAATTTCCTGCAGGTAAAAAGCCGCCGCTGGTAGTGATGAATTTCAGTGGTGGCGGGAGCCGGTCGGCCACCTGGACGGTAAATGTACTGCAACGGCTGGACCGCCTGCTGAAAGGGAGCCTGATGCAACATACCGTGTTGATGACCGGCGCTTCGGGTGGTATGATGGGGGCCAGCTATTTCCGGGAACTGTATTACCGGCAACAGATCGGAAAGTCTATATTTCTGGGAGATAGTATTTATGCAGAAAGGATATCCCGGGACTTACTCAACTCCGTATTTAGTGCGATGGCAGTGAACGACTTTATTACTCCCTGGAGAAGTTTCAGTATGGGTAAAAACCGTTATGCAAAAGACCGGGGATATGCTTTCGAAATGCAGTTGAATGAACATACAGACAGTGTGCTGAATAAACCGATAAAAGATTACCGGGAGCCGGAGCAGCAGGCTATTATTCCGATGCTGATCTGGAATGCCACCATTAATGCAGATGGGCGGCGTCTGATGATTTCACCGCAGCCTATCAGTTATCTGTGCAGTCCGCAGTACCTGTATCCTACCCGGCAGATACGGGATATAGACGGCGTTGACTTTGGGAGCTACTTCGCCCGGCAGGATGCCATGGACCTGCGGGTAACCAGTGCGATCCGGATGTGTGCCACCTTTCCGTATGTACTGCCCAATACCTTTTTGCCGAGTAATCCTATTGTGGATGTAATGGATGCCGGTATCCGCGATAACTTCGGTCAGCAAACCACGTTGCGTTACCTGTATACCTTCCGGCAATGGATTAATGAAAATACTAGCGGGGTGATATATATACAAATCAGGGATACCCGTAAGAATGATATTTCCCCGATTAAAAAAACAAAGGACCTGAGCGATCTTTTATTTGAACCGTTGTTTACCATGCAGCAGCACTGGAGTGCGATGCAGGATTTCGACCAGGATGATTTGCTGAACTATATGGAAGGCTATTTCCCCGATAAGTTTCACAGGATTATCTTCCAGTATGTACCGCAGCAGGAGAACAAGGCGGCGGCATTGTCGTGGCATCTTACCTCGCGGGAGAAGCTGGATATTGCCCATGCATTGGATAATCCAGCCAACCAAAGTGCCCTCGACTATGTTGTAAAACTGTTATCGGAGCAATAA